Proteins encoded in a region of the Podarcis muralis chromosome 2, rPodMur119.hap1.1, whole genome shotgun sequence genome:
- the GPX3 gene encoding glutathione peroxidase 3, with amino-acid sequence MRGRHKDTWILPLLLAGLIQPNLGQEQQKVDCYNTKSGTIYDYGALTINGDEYIPFQQYSGRMVLFVNVATYUGLTMQYLELNALQNELRNHGLVVLGFPCNQFGKQEPGTNAEILPGLRYVRPGGGFVPNFQLFQKGDVNGDKEQRIYTFLKNSCPPPLESFGDPKRLFWEPLKVHDIKWNFEKFLVGPDGKPVMRWAHRTNIGTVKSDILKYMREQQNLSMG; translated from the exons ATGAGGGGCAGACATAAGGACACGTGGATTTTGCCCTTGCTCTTAGCTGGCTTAATTCAGCCAAATCTGGGACAGGAACAACAGAAG GTGGACTGCTACAACACGAAATCAGGAACAATCTACGACTATGGGGCTCTCACCATAAACGGTGATGAGTACATCCCTTTCCAGCAGTACTCGGGGAGGATGGTCCTCTTTGTCAATGTGGCCACCTACTGAGGACTCACAATGCAGTATCTTG AACTGAATGCACTACAGAATGAGCTGCGAAATCATGGACTGGTTGTCCTAGGTTTCCCATGCAATCAATTTGGAAAACAAGAACCTGGCACGAATGCAGAAATCCTTCCAGGACTGAG ATACGTCAGGCCTGGAGGAGGTTTTGTCCCAAATTTCCAGCTCTTTCAGAAAGGAGATGTGAATGGGGATAAAGAACAGAGAATCTACACCTTCTTGAAG AACTCCTGCCCGCCTCCTTTAGAAAGCTTTGGTGACCCCAAGAGACTTTTTTGGGAACCGCTGAAGGTCCACGATATCAAGTGGAACTTTGAGAAGTTTTTGGTTGGTCCGGACGGGAAGCCTGTGATGAGGTGGGCACACAGGACCAACATTGGCACTGTGAAGAGCGACATCCTGAAATACATGAGAGAGCAGCAGAACCTGTCAATGGGCTAG